The proteins below come from a single Verrucomicrobiia bacterium genomic window:
- a CDS encoding ankyrin repeat domain-containing protein, with protein MNLTRILRRGVLVQRPVPFTMFLAAILSLSGVREGFAADPIEAALQQGLVAEEAQRDFRAARAAYDEAVRLADARRGTTATALYRLADVERRLGDIEAARTHFERLIREYPEQTALIELARRETVPEGTDPGQRGDDPNQLLRQEIAVAEEALRLVQGRQASREEVLRAQREVLSLKRQLASQPRLLDVVDLDLTVPSKPATNPAPSRRLLTLSEEEVELARLRRLAEESPDLLRRPGPNGTPLQNAASKEWIAVVEFLLDLGVSPDDSSQHTRTTALQRAVSKGNLKLATLLLDRGADVNARGNGSETALHVAARSGHRAVAELLIERGAHLNDPGSTIQHTDSPGNNLEGVSRGNTPLHLAAHHGAPSLVDLLLARGAALEAKNDLGRTPLVIAVVSQQPACVDRLLRAGANSDVMARMPGSEWESTPVQWAAGAGEEAILKMLLDAGSTPRTAYPNGTTPLHLAAAQGHDGSVRVLLKAGANPNARTDDGKTPLDLAPEPIQQTLRDTGGTNAVPPSQRGPNSGVPRQIPAVVRMPQPLGIQHVQGFHPSRTQSGLPARIHGEVFGVIPIEVGSPVRLRRALESLNPPSSADLAHVQLRRMDPASGTQETIELDLTAPEDASPESDPVLQPGDEVLIPPRPRRP; from the coding sequence ATGAATCTGACACGCATTCTCCGCAGGGGTGTCCTCGTGCAACGCCCGGTCCCCTTCACGATGTTCCTCGCGGCCATCCTCAGCCTTTCCGGAGTGCGGGAGGGATTCGCCGCAGATCCCATCGAAGCCGCGCTGCAACAGGGACTGGTCGCTGAGGAGGCGCAACGCGATTTCCGGGCGGCGCGCGCCGCCTATGACGAGGCGGTGCGCCTGGCGGACGCCCGCCGGGGGACCACCGCCACGGCACTCTACCGTCTGGCCGACGTGGAGCGGCGCCTTGGGGACATCGAGGCGGCGCGGACTCACTTCGAGCGACTGATCCGCGAATATCCGGAGCAGACCGCGCTGATCGAACTGGCGCGACGTGAGACGGTGCCGGAAGGAACGGACCCAGGTCAGCGCGGGGACGATCCGAACCAACTCCTGCGGCAGGAAATCGCGGTCGCCGAAGAGGCATTGAGACTTGTTCAGGGGCGGCAGGCCTCGCGGGAGGAAGTGCTGCGCGCCCAGCGCGAGGTCCTGTCGCTCAAGCGACAGTTGGCATCGCAACCGCGTCTTCTCGACGTGGTGGATTTGGACCTGACAGTTCCCTCCAAACCGGCCACCAACCCGGCTCCGTCACGCCGTTTGCTTACCCTCAGCGAGGAAGAAGTGGAATTGGCCCGGCTCCGGCGACTGGCTGAGGAAAGCCCGGATCTGCTGCGGCGTCCCGGCCCCAACGGGACGCCCTTGCAGAACGCGGCGAGCAAGGAGTGGATCGCGGTTGTGGAGTTTCTGCTGGATCTGGGGGTTTCCCCGGATGATTCCAGTCAGCACACCCGGACGACGGCCCTGCAACGGGCCGTCAGCAAGGGAAACCTGAAACTCGCCACCCTCCTTCTGGATCGGGGTGCCGACGTCAACGCCCGGGGAAACGGCTCCGAAACGGCGCTTCACGTGGCGGCACGATCCGGACACCGGGCCGTTGCGGAGTTGCTGATCGAGCGCGGTGCGCACCTCAATGATCCAGGGAGCACAATTCAACACACAGATTCACCCGGAAACAATCTGGAGGGGGTCAGCAGAGGCAACACACCCCTCCATCTTGCAGCACACCACGGTGCCCCATCCCTGGTGGACCTGCTCCTCGCGAGAGGGGCCGCCCTTGAGGCGAAAAATGACCTCGGTCGGACACCCCTTGTGATTGCAGTGGTTTCTCAGCAACCCGCCTGCGTTGACCGCCTGCTCAGGGCGGGTGCCAACAGCGACGTCATGGCGCGAATGCCCGGCTCAGAGTGGGAGAGCACTCCGGTCCAATGGGCGGCCGGAGCTGGAGAAGAGGCCATTCTCAAGATGTTGCTCGACGCCGGATCCACTCCTCGCACGGCATACCCGAATGGAACCACGCCCCTGCACCTGGCCGCAGCTCAAGGGCACGACGGCAGCGTACGGGTGCTGCTGAAGGCAGGTGCGAATCCCAATGCACGAACGGACGACGGCAAGACCCCGCTCGACCTCGCGCCCGAACCCATCCAGCAAACGCTTCGGGATACCGGAGGAACCAATGCCGTGCCGCCCTCTCAGCGGGGGCCGAATTCAGGGGTCCCAAGGCAGATTCCGGCGGTTGTCCGAATGCCTCAGCCGCTTGGGATTCAACATGTCCAAGGTTTTCATCCTTCCAGAACGCAGTCCGGATTACCAGCGCGAATCCACGGCGAGGTCTTTGGTGTCATCCCCATTGAAGTCGGGTCGCCCGTTCGGCTCCGCCGAGCATTGGAATCCCTCAATCCGCCGTCATCCGCGGATCTGGCCCATGTTCAGTTGCGACGAATGGACCCGGCGTCCGGAACTCAGGAAACCATCGAACTGGACCTTACCGCTCCCGAAGACGCCTCGCCGGAGTCCGACCCGGTCCTTCAGCCGGGGGATGAAGTCCTGATTCCCCCACGCCCGCGCAGGCCCTGA